The following proteins come from a genomic window of Acinetobacter baumannii:
- a CDS encoding tannase/feruloyl esterase family alpha/beta hydrolase, producing the protein MNYTNNKRILTRSALVLAILGSLAGCGSDNDDTTVPSTTKPPQLSPAVGVKMTGSCSDLLGFQYNNTVISSATLQEAGTLTVANKPIGAHCLVKGYMDQRVSPVDGQTYQIGFEMRLPVDWNGRFLYQGNGGTDGNIVPATGQVGSGGPLTNALHDGFAVISSDAGHNASQNPMFGLDPQARIDYGYGAITKLTPMAKNLIKAAYGKLPDRSYAGGTSNGGRHAMIAATRLGDQYDGILASTPGFHLPRAAAAQLYTAQQLRRVATDENDLSTALTLSERKVLAKAILDRCDALDGVADGLVQDVESCRTAFDIHKHVPVCSSTRDGTCLSTEQIDVLANIYRGPVNSAGQALYATQPFDPGLVGSNWASWKFESSVGTARDPVAVGILFQVPPDPTVTQNSRQFAFNFNFDTDYPKLSATNDVYTESSMSFMMPPDELNLDKLRNHGGKMIVVQGTADGVFSVDDTQNWYDQLLQHYKYDAKGTAPEFARFFRVPGMNHTRDGIATDQFDALTALVNWVEYGQAPDKIIATARGAGNPSGQVNTELPPDWAPDRTRPLCPYPLIARYNGQGDSEKAENFSCK; encoded by the coding sequence ATGAATTACACCAACAATAAACGAATTTTGACCCGCTCCGCTTTGGTGCTTGCCATACTTGGTTCTTTGGCAGGCTGTGGAAGTGATAATGATGACACAACGGTTCCGTCAACAACCAAACCACCGCAGTTATCTCCTGCTGTTGGCGTAAAAATGACAGGAAGCTGTTCAGACTTACTCGGATTTCAGTACAACAATACCGTTATTAGCTCAGCTACCCTTCAAGAAGCAGGTACATTGACTGTCGCCAACAAACCGATTGGCGCACATTGTTTGGTCAAAGGTTATATGGATCAACGGGTAAGCCCTGTCGATGGACAAACTTATCAAATTGGTTTTGAAATGCGTTTACCTGTTGATTGGAACGGCCGTTTCCTCTATCAAGGTAATGGCGGAACCGATGGCAACATAGTGCCTGCAACGGGTCAGGTCGGCAGCGGCGGTCCACTCACCAATGCCCTACATGATGGTTTTGCGGTCATTTCTTCCGACGCAGGACATAATGCTTCACAAAATCCAATGTTTGGTTTAGACCCTCAAGCCAGAATTGACTACGGTTATGGTGCAATTACCAAACTCACGCCTATGGCAAAAAACCTAATTAAAGCCGCATATGGTAAATTGCCAGACCGCTCCTATGCAGGCGGTACATCTAACGGTGGGCGTCATGCCATGATTGCTGCAACTCGTTTGGGCGACCAATATGATGGAATTTTAGCAAGTACACCAGGTTTTCACTTACCTCGTGCAGCTGCGGCTCAACTCTATACAGCACAGCAGCTCCGTCGTGTCGCAACAGATGAAAATGACTTAAGTACCGCACTTACTCTTTCAGAGCGTAAAGTATTAGCAAAAGCGATTTTAGATCGATGCGATGCTTTAGACGGTGTTGCAGATGGACTGGTTCAAGATGTCGAATCTTGTCGTACAGCTTTTGATATTCATAAGCATGTACCCGTTTGCTCAAGCACAAGAGATGGTACTTGTTTAAGTACCGAACAAATTGATGTATTAGCCAACATTTACCGTGGTCCTGTAAATTCGGCTGGACAAGCACTCTATGCAACCCAACCTTTCGACCCGGGTTTAGTCGGTAGTAACTGGGCAAGCTGGAAATTTGAATCTTCGGTGGGAACAGCGCGTGACCCCGTTGCAGTCGGCATTCTTTTTCAGGTTCCACCAGACCCAACTGTGACTCAAAACTCTAGACAATTTGCCTTTAATTTTAACTTCGATACCGACTATCCAAAACTCTCGGCAACCAATGATGTCTATACCGAAAGTTCCATGTCATTCATGATGCCACCCGATGAACTCAATCTAGATAAACTCCGTAATCACGGTGGAAAAATGATTGTAGTACAAGGCACAGCAGATGGCGTTTTCTCTGTAGATGACACCCAAAATTGGTACGATCAACTGCTACAACACTATAAATATGATGCGAAAGGTACAGCGCCTGAATTTGCGCGTTTCTTTAGAGTTCCGGGTATGAACCATACCCGTGATGGCATTGCGACCGACCAATTTGACGCATTGACTGCTTTAGTTAATTGGGTCGAATATGGGCAAGCACCTGACAAAATCATTGCAACTGCACGCGGTGCAGGTAACCCGAGTGGTCAAGTGAATACTGAACTTCCACCAGACTGGGCACCAGACCGTACCCGTCCACTTTGTCCTTACCCACTGATTGCTCGTTACAATGGTCAAGGCGATAGCGAAAAAGCCGAAAACTTTAGCTGTAAATAA
- a CDS encoding PaaI family thioesterase, producing the protein MDQKTLEHLPPIHHHLGGHNIHWNDQNTELTIHYTALECFTNPRGTVEGGMICAMLDDVMGLFAYFANDRKPATTITLTMDFLRPCAVGEVITKCRFIKQGKTVLNLESEAWQNNKMIARSTANFLVLD; encoded by the coding sequence ATGGATCAAAAAACTTTAGAACACTTACCGCCCATCCATCACCATTTGGGTGGACATAATATCCATTGGAATGACCAAAACACTGAACTCACCATCCACTACACGGCGCTAGAATGCTTTACCAATCCACGCGGCACCGTTGAAGGCGGCATGATCTGCGCCATGCTTGATGATGTGATGGGACTTTTTGCATATTTCGCTAATGACCGTAAACCAGCCACCACCATCACCTTAACAATGGATTTTTTAAGGCCCTGTGCTGTGGGCGAAGTCATTACAAAATGCCGATTCATTAAACAAGGCAAAACCGTACTGAATCTCGAAAGTGAAGCTTGGCAAAACAACAAAATGATTGCACGAAGCACAGCTAATTTTCTGGTTTTAGATTAA
- a CDS encoding DUF3237 domain-containing protein: MKKVVTLLCGIYFIGLTHAETQYNPPPIQLEPLAKFSVDLNAPVWELGTTSDAGKRRIIPITGGTFEGKSLKGRILNNGADWQIVDSKGLAIIDTRYLLETDDGALIYLQTKGYRHGSAETLKQLAQGKDVDPKNYYFKITMQFETSSPKYLWLNQTVAVGSAMRLGKAVIYDAYTLK; encoded by the coding sequence ATGAAGAAAGTTGTAACGCTACTCTGCGGAATTTATTTCATTGGCCTGACTCATGCCGAAACGCAATATAACCCACCACCTATTCAGCTTGAGCCTTTAGCAAAATTTAGTGTTGATCTAAATGCGCCTGTTTGGGAATTAGGCACAACCAGTGATGCAGGTAAACGCCGAATTATTCCCATTACGGGCGGGACATTTGAAGGAAAATCACTTAAAGGCCGCATTTTAAATAATGGCGCAGATTGGCAAATTGTCGACAGTAAAGGATTAGCCATTATTGATACGCGATATTTGTTAGAAACCGATGATGGTGCGCTTATTTACCTTCAAACCAAAGGTTACCGCCATGGCTCGGCAGAGACGCTAAAACAGCTTGCCCAAGGCAAAGATGTGGACCCGAAAAACTACTATTTCAAAATTACCATGCAGTTTGAAACCAGCTCACCAAAATATTTATGGCTCAATCAGACCGTTGCGGTAGGCAGTGCAATGCGCTTGGGTAAAGCAGTTATTTATGATGCCTATACCCTGAAATAA
- a CDS encoding OprD family porin, with protein MSKLWMYSTLMLSSSVWAGSFIDNSSVELTTRNFYFDRDYQEQSAYPAAKDWTQGFILKANSGYTEGTVGFGLDVLATAGFKLDAEHGGTGNLPRDTRTNEPADSYGEIGVTAKAKMSQTELRIGTLMPMNPVLVASPARLLPQTYRGISLTSKDIKDFDLQAAYLDKVNHRDSTNYEKIKISGVNGRFKGAETDGLYYLGGNYQFNPALKLTAFYMDVDDLYNQTMVGALHQHKINDTTNFSSQLRYYRSRDDGQAKAGLVDNDLYHAHFELKHQNHKFIFGTFQHHGDTAFPYLTGGETGLLIDTWPGEFLNPKEKAYSFRYEYDFKDYVPGLRFMTRYTTGHNIYAPNLGGTNLKERETDFDLGYTVQSGWLKNLGLRARYAIYDNNMLSTANIKPVNETRINIDYTWKFK; from the coding sequence ATGTCGAAATTATGGATGTACTCTACCCTTATGCTCTCAAGTTCAGTGTGGGCTGGCAGTTTTATTGATAACAGTTCAGTAGAACTCACCACGCGAAATTTCTATTTTGACCGCGACTACCAAGAGCAATCCGCTTACCCTGCTGCCAAGGACTGGACACAAGGGTTTATTCTTAAAGCCAATTCAGGTTATACCGAAGGGACTGTCGGTTTCGGGCTGGATGTGCTTGCAACGGCGGGTTTTAAACTCGATGCCGAGCACGGAGGTACAGGAAACTTACCTAGAGACACCCGCACCAATGAACCTGCCGACTCTTATGGGGAAATTGGGGTCACAGCAAAAGCTAAAATGAGTCAGACCGAGCTACGCATCGGTACGTTAATGCCAATGAACCCTGTTTTAGTGGCTTCACCTGCCCGTTTGCTTCCTCAAACCTATCGAGGCATTTCACTGACCAGTAAAGATATTAAAGATTTTGATTTACAAGCAGCCTACCTCGATAAAGTGAATCATCGGGATTCGACCAACTATGAGAAAATTAAAATTTCAGGCGTAAATGGACGATTTAAAGGCGCCGAAACTGATGGACTTTATTATTTAGGTGGAAACTATCAGTTTAATCCTGCACTCAAGCTCACCGCTTTTTACATGGATGTTGATGATCTTTATAACCAAACCATGGTCGGCGCTTTACACCAACACAAAATTAATGACACCACTAATTTTAGCTCTCAATTACGTTACTACCGCAGCCGAGATGACGGACAGGCAAAAGCAGGCTTAGTCGATAATGACCTCTATCATGCGCATTTTGAACTCAAACATCAAAACCATAAATTTATTTTTGGAACCTTCCAACATCACGGCGACACCGCGTTCCCGTATTTAACGGGAGGTGAAACGGGTCTACTCATTGATACATGGCCAGGTGAGTTTTTAAACCCAAAAGAAAAAGCCTATAGCTTCCGTTATGAATATGACTTTAAAGATTATGTACCGGGTTTACGTTTTATGACTCGTTACACCACAGGTCACAATATTTATGCACCCAACTTAGGTGGAACCAATCTAAAAGAACGCGAAACAGACTTTGATTTAGGCTACACCGTTCAAAGTGGCTGGTTAAAAAATCTAGGGCTACGCGCGCGCTATGCCATTTATGACAACAACATGCTCTCTACAGCCAATATCAAACCTGTAAACGAAACCCGTATCAACATCGACTACACATGGAAATTTAAATAA
- a CDS encoding acyl-CoA dehydrogenase family protein, with translation MPQDTEFELFRDSYRRFLKEQVAPYYEQWEYDGLIPRELWLRLGENGFLCVDVPEEYGGYSAPVHYSLMLVQETAQAGFASLAVAIGGQNELVSPYLQNIGTEEQKRYWLPKMVTGEVVTAIAMTEANAGSDLQAIRTQAVLENDHYRVNGSKTFISNGLHADLIVLVAKTDPQAKAKGISIFLVDAALDGVKKGRSLQKIGLHAQDTAELFFDDVCVPATQRLGEEGQGFAYLMQELPRERLSISMMALGAILGAIELTKDYVLERKAFGQPLSQMQNTRFVLANAQIKAKAAQAFVDQCAALYQQHQLGVTQVAALKCFITDVQCEVIDQLLQLFGGYGYMQEYPISRFFVDARVQKIYGGTNEIMKEIVARELLGK, from the coding sequence ATGCCACAAGATACAGAATTTGAACTATTTCGGGACAGCTATCGCAGGTTCTTAAAAGAACAGGTTGCTCCATATTACGAACAATGGGAATACGATGGCCTTATCCCACGTGAACTATGGCTTCGTCTTGGGGAAAATGGCTTTTTGTGCGTCGATGTGCCCGAAGAATATGGCGGCTACAGCGCTCCTGTGCACTACTCACTCATGCTGGTTCAAGAAACTGCTCAAGCTGGCTTTGCATCTTTAGCTGTTGCCATTGGTGGGCAAAATGAGCTGGTTTCCCCTTATCTGCAAAATATTGGAACCGAAGAGCAAAAACGTTATTGGTTACCCAAAATGGTCACAGGTGAAGTCGTGACTGCAATTGCCATGACAGAGGCCAATGCTGGCTCAGACTTACAAGCCATACGCACTCAAGCGGTTTTAGAAAATGACCACTACCGTGTGAATGGTTCAAAAACGTTTATATCAAATGGCTTGCATGCCGACCTGATCGTTCTGGTAGCAAAAACCGATCCGCAAGCCAAAGCAAAAGGTATTTCTATTTTTTTAGTGGATGCTGCTTTAGACGGCGTTAAAAAAGGTCGCTCTTTACAAAAAATCGGACTCCATGCCCAAGATACAGCCGAACTATTTTTTGATGATGTCTGTGTACCTGCAACTCAGCGTTTGGGTGAAGAAGGACAAGGCTTTGCCTATTTAATGCAAGAGTTACCTCGCGAACGTTTAAGCATTTCAATGATGGCTTTGGGGGCAATTTTAGGCGCCATCGAACTGACCAAAGACTATGTGCTGGAACGTAAAGCTTTCGGGCAACCTTTAAGCCAAATGCAAAACACACGATTTGTACTCGCAAATGCGCAAATCAAAGCCAAAGCCGCTCAAGCTTTTGTAGACCAATGTGCAGCGCTGTATCAACAACACCAGTTAGGCGTCACTCAAGTTGCCGCACTGAAATGCTTTATTACCGATGTCCAATGTGAAGTGATTGATCAATTACTTCAGCTTTTTGGTGGCTACGGTTACATGCAGGAATACCCGATTTCACGCTTTTTTGTGGATGCGCGGGTACAAAAAATTTATGGGGGAACCAATGAAATTATGAAAGAAATCGTCGCCCGAGAACTGCTCGGAAAATAA
- a CDS encoding feruloyl-CoA synthase, producing the protein MKEMQMNATQSQDRERFVKLGQHDIHYHYKDQTLYISPKEQLKPYPQKLTDRLIHFAQTKPEHIFAAKRNAQGEWVKLSYAEVLQRAWHIAQALHDRNLSQERPLVILSGNDLEHLTLSMGAMLAGVPFSAISPAYSLISQDFGKLKHVFEVLTPGMVYASDGQAFAKAIQACITSDIEVVTNKGIVGDQICTSFQSLLDTPVSNVQEFYQTLDENQIAKFLFTSGSTKLPKAVPTTHLMLCVNQQMLLQTFPEFEETPPVLLDWLSWHHTFGGSHNVGIALYNGGTIYIDDGKPVAGKFDETIRNLKEISPTVYLNVPKGWEELTEALEKDEELRDRFFAKVKILFFAGAALSEAGWNRLDKIAQQHCGEKIRIMSGLGMTETAPSCAFTTGPRVMAGFIGYPAPGCEIKLVPCGDKLEFCVRGKHVMKSYWRLKADQQSTIFDDEGFFHTGDAVRLVDINDPTKGLMYDGRIAEDFKLNTGTFVNVGTLRNKVLIQGNLLIQDVCITGSNLNAIGFLIFPKLEACAQYAGLKLGEHSAAEILQHPKVQQWFRQFLTTFNKDATGSSNTVSMLYLMTEPPQLDAGEVTDKGNLNQSSITKRRAALIDELYQKQTDNPLIIRVPTLKQ; encoded by the coding sequence GTGAAAGAAATGCAAATGAATGCCACTCAATCACAAGACCGCGAACGGTTCGTAAAATTAGGGCAACACGATATTCATTATCACTATAAAGATCAAACGCTCTATATCAGCCCAAAAGAGCAATTAAAACCGTATCCACAAAAACTGACAGATCGGTTAATTCATTTTGCACAAACCAAACCCGAACATATTTTTGCAGCAAAACGCAATGCTCAAGGCGAATGGGTCAAACTGAGTTATGCAGAAGTTCTACAACGCGCATGGCACATTGCTCAGGCATTACATGACCGTAATTTAAGCCAAGAACGACCACTCGTTATTTTAAGTGGTAATGATCTTGAGCATTTAACACTCTCTATGGGTGCTATGCTGGCAGGTGTACCTTTCTCGGCTATTTCCCCTGCCTACTCTCTTATTTCTCAAGACTTCGGCAAACTCAAACATGTGTTTGAAGTGCTCACACCTGGTATGGTTTATGCCAGCGATGGACAAGCTTTTGCCAAAGCCATTCAGGCATGCATTACATCCGATATTGAAGTGGTAACCAATAAAGGTATTGTAGGCGATCAGATCTGCACGTCTTTTCAATCGCTGTTAGATACACCAGTTTCAAATGTTCAAGAATTTTATCAAACCCTTGATGAAAACCAGATTGCTAAATTTCTGTTTACATCAGGTTCAACTAAATTACCTAAGGCTGTACCGACCACACATTTAATGTTGTGTGTTAATCAGCAAATGTTATTGCAGACTTTCCCTGAGTTTGAAGAAACACCGCCTGTCCTACTCGACTGGCTGTCTTGGCACCACACGTTTGGTGGTAGTCACAATGTCGGCATCGCACTCTATAACGGCGGTACGATTTACATTGATGATGGCAAACCCGTTGCAGGAAAATTTGACGAAACCATTCGTAATCTCAAAGAAATTTCTCCAACAGTTTATTTAAATGTGCCAAAAGGTTGGGAAGAACTCACCGAAGCTTTAGAAAAAGATGAAGAATTAAGAGACCGCTTTTTTGCCAAAGTTAAAATTTTATTCTTTGCCGGTGCTGCACTTTCAGAAGCGGGCTGGAACAGACTCGATAAAATTGCTCAGCAACATTGCGGAGAAAAAATTCGCATAATGAGTGGATTGGGCATGACCGAAACAGCACCCTCTTGCGCTTTTACAACTGGCCCACGCGTGATGGCAGGTTTTATTGGTTACCCTGCTCCGGGATGCGAAATCAAGCTAGTGCCATGTGGTGACAAACTTGAGTTTTGCGTTCGTGGCAAACACGTTATGAAAAGCTATTGGCGCTTAAAGGCGGACCAGCAAAGTACTATTTTTGATGATGAAGGCTTTTTCCATACAGGCGATGCCGTTCGTTTAGTCGATATCAATGATCCGACTAAAGGCCTAATGTATGACGGACGAATTGCCGAAGACTTTAAACTCAATACGGGTACTTTTGTGAATGTCGGCACACTACGCAACAAAGTACTGATTCAAGGTAATTTACTGATTCAGGATGTTTGTATTACTGGTTCAAATCTAAATGCTATTGGCTTTCTGATTTTTCCAAAATTAGAAGCATGTGCTCAATATGCAGGTCTTAAGCTAGGCGAACATTCTGCAGCAGAGATACTGCAACACCCTAAAGTCCAACAATGGTTCCGCCAATTTTTAACGACCTTTAATAAAGATGCGACTGGTAGCTCAAATACAGTCTCAATGCTTTATTTAATGACTGAACCACCTCAACTCGATGCAGGCGAAGTGACCGATAAAGGCAACCTCAATCAAAGCAGTATTACGAAACGTCGTGCCGCTTTAATTGATGAGCTTTATCAAAAGCAGACTGATAACCCACTGATTATTCGGGTGCCCACCTTAAAGCAATAA
- a CDS encoding aldehyde dehydrogenase, which produces MQNVQLLIHGQSVDASNQATFERISPIDGTVATKAAAATLEDVDRAIDSAQQAFKVWSKLSPTERRLRLLKAADLMDQKTEQFIQTGMQETGSTATWYGFNVHLAANMLREAAAMTTQIDGSLIPSDVPGNLAMGVRVPCGVIVGIAPWNAPVILATRALAMPLACGNTVVLKASEACPATHRLIGEVLHEAGLGEGVVNVITHAAEDAPQIVERLVSHPAVKRINFTGSTKVGKIIAETAAKYLKPVLLELGGKAPVVVLNEADINEAVNAVAFGAFFNQGQICMSTERVLVQDNIADQFIEKLIEKTRSIQAGNPTSKDNVLGVLESRRAANRIQHLLEDAQNKGADLPLGIHIEDTTMQPTLVLNIKPDMLLYREESFGPVCTVQRFSSIEEGIALANDSEFGLSSAVFSQNISQALEVAKQIDSGICHINGATVHDEAQMPFGGTKSSGYGRFGSKASIAEFTDLRWITIQTQSRHYPI; this is translated from the coding sequence ATGCAAAATGTACAGTTACTTATTCACGGTCAATCTGTTGATGCATCAAATCAGGCAACTTTTGAGCGTATTAGTCCAATTGATGGAACGGTAGCAACTAAAGCTGCTGCTGCAACATTGGAAGATGTTGATCGTGCAATCGATTCGGCACAGCAAGCTTTTAAAGTATGGTCGAAACTCTCGCCTACCGAGCGTCGTTTACGCTTATTAAAAGCAGCCGATTTAATGGACCAAAAAACCGAGCAATTCATTCAAACTGGAATGCAAGAAACAGGTTCAACTGCAACATGGTATGGGTTTAACGTTCACCTTGCTGCCAACATGTTACGTGAAGCAGCAGCAATGACCACACAAATTGACGGGAGTCTGATTCCGTCAGATGTGCCGGGCAATCTTGCGATGGGTGTACGAGTTCCTTGCGGTGTGATTGTAGGAATTGCACCTTGGAATGCGCCTGTCATTTTGGCAACACGTGCGCTTGCCATGCCTTTGGCTTGTGGCAACACCGTTGTATTAAAAGCATCGGAAGCTTGTCCAGCAACACATCGTCTCATTGGTGAAGTGTTACATGAAGCAGGTCTGGGTGAAGGTGTGGTGAATGTGATTACGCATGCCGCCGAAGATGCACCACAAATCGTAGAGCGTTTAGTCTCTCATCCAGCCGTGAAGCGCATTAATTTTACCGGTTCAACCAAAGTCGGCAAAATTATTGCCGAGACTGCTGCTAAATATTTAAAACCTGTTTTACTTGAATTGGGTGGTAAAGCCCCTGTTGTGGTTTTAAATGAAGCTGACATTAATGAAGCCGTAAATGCAGTCGCTTTTGGAGCATTCTTTAATCAGGGTCAAATTTGTATGTCGACCGAACGTGTTTTGGTTCAAGACAATATTGCCGACCAGTTTATTGAAAAGTTGATTGAGAAAACCCGTTCTATTCAGGCAGGTAATCCAACCTCAAAAGACAATGTACTCGGTGTTTTAGAAAGTCGACGTGCTGCAAACCGTATTCAGCATTTGTTAGAAGATGCCCAAAACAAAGGGGCTGACTTACCTTTAGGCATTCATATTGAAGACACCACTATGCAACCGACGCTGGTGCTCAATATTAAACCTGACATGCTGCTTTACCGCGAAGAATCATTTGGACCTGTATGCACAGTTCAACGTTTTTCAAGCATTGAAGAAGGCATAGCACTGGCAAATGACAGCGAGTTTGGTCTGTCTTCGGCAGTGTTTAGCCAGAATATTTCACAGGCATTAGAAGTCGCTAAACAGATTGATTCGGGTATTTGTCATATTAACGGCGCAACCGTACATGACGAAGCTCAAATGCCATTTGGCGGAACAAAATCGAGTGGTTACGGACGTTTTGGTAGTAAAGCATCTATTGCCGAGTTTACCGATTTACGCTGGATTACCATTCAAACCCAATCACGTCATTACCCGATTTAG
- a CDS encoding p-hydroxycinnamoyl CoA hydratase/lyase, whose translation MKMSYENRWETVDVKVEDGIAWVTLNRPEKKNAMSPTLNREMIDVLETLELDQNAKVLVLTGAGDSWTAGMDLKEYFREVDTQPEIFQERIRRDSCRWQWQLLRMYSKPTIAMVNGWCFGGGFSPLVACDLAIAADEATFGLSEINWGIPPGNLVSKAMADTVGHRASLYYIMTGKTFSGKEAETMGLVNKSVPLAQLKAEVTELANCLLEKNPVVLRTAKNGFKRCRELTWDQNEDYLYAKLDQCIHRDTENGRQEGLKQFLDEKSIKPGLQSYKRTG comes from the coding sequence ATGAAGATGAGTTATGAAAACCGCTGGGAAACAGTAGATGTTAAAGTTGAAGATGGAATTGCATGGGTCACTTTAAACCGCCCTGAAAAGAAAAATGCCATGAGCCCAACTCTCAATCGTGAAATGATTGATGTGCTTGAAACGCTAGAGCTTGATCAAAATGCCAAAGTTTTGGTTCTGACCGGTGCAGGTGACTCTTGGACAGCGGGTATGGATTTGAAGGAATATTTCCGTGAAGTCGACACTCAACCAGAGATTTTCCAAGAGCGTATTCGACGTGACTCATGTCGCTGGCAGTGGCAACTTCTTCGTATGTATTCAAAACCAACCATTGCTATGGTTAACGGCTGGTGTTTCGGAGGCGGTTTCTCACCTTTAGTGGCATGTGACCTAGCAATTGCAGCAGATGAAGCAACTTTCGGTTTATCTGAAATTAACTGGGGTATCCCACCGGGCAACCTTGTAAGTAAAGCAATGGCAGATACCGTAGGTCACCGTGCATCTTTGTATTACATCATGACGGGTAAAACTTTTAGCGGTAAAGAAGCTGAAACGATGGGTCTTGTGAATAAAAGTGTACCGCTTGCCCAATTAAAAGCAGAAGTGACTGAACTTGCAAATTGCTTACTTGAGAAAAACCCTGTGGTTCTTCGTACTGCTAAAAATGGCTTTAAGCGTTGCCGTGAACTGACATGGGACCAAAACGAAGATTACTTATATGCCAAACTCGATCAATGTATCCACCGAGATACCGAGAATGGTCGCCAAGAAGGTTTGAAACAATTCTTAGATGAAAAATCAATTAAACCGGGTTTACAGAGTTATAAACGTACTGGTTAA
- the mhpT gene encoding 3-(3-hydroxy-phenyl)propionate transporter MhpT, which produces MEKISGQPSRAKITLLLCFAIAIFEGFDLQSMGVAAPRMRAEFMLDNAQMAWAFSAAILGTLPGAILGGRFADIVGRKKILIFSILLFGIMSLLTAYAANFSLLLLIRFCTGLGMGGALPMMITLASEAVPDQHKGTAVSVMYSGIPFGGLLTSVVAMSLAGDAEWRHIFYIGGIAPILLIPLIMRFLPESNDYLQRKVQAQKTTPFFEVLFAKERRMSTIQLWISFFCTLVVLYFLLNWLPLLMGAQGLSKLQANYVQMGYNVGGILGSILMGVLLDKLRMSFVIKLIYLGILFSLCCLAISPTVALLALSAVGCGLFIVGGQSALYGLAAMYYPTEMRGTGVGAAVAIGRIGSFAGPLMAGFLLSLGQSSTIVIGSSIPVILIAAISALLLVKKPKQPVHLVQSSGAR; this is translated from the coding sequence ATGGAAAAAATATCAGGACAGCCTTCAAGGGCAAAAATCACGTTGCTACTGTGCTTTGCCATAGCGATTTTTGAAGGATTTGATCTTCAATCAATGGGGGTAGCCGCTCCACGAATGCGGGCTGAGTTTATGTTAGATAATGCCCAGATGGCGTGGGCATTTAGTGCTGCAATTTTGGGAACACTCCCAGGCGCAATATTAGGTGGTCGGTTTGCCGATATTGTCGGGCGTAAGAAAATTCTGATTTTTAGTATCTTACTTTTTGGAATTATGTCTTTGCTAACCGCCTATGCGGCCAATTTTAGTCTGTTACTGCTTATTCGTTTTTGTACGGGTTTGGGAATGGGTGGGGCGCTACCCATGATGATTACGCTTGCCTCTGAAGCTGTGCCTGACCAGCACAAAGGCACTGCAGTTAGTGTGATGTATAGCGGCATTCCTTTTGGTGGCTTACTCACTTCCGTCGTTGCCATGTCATTGGCAGGCGATGCAGAGTGGCGTCATATTTTCTATATCGGGGGGATTGCGCCTATTTTACTAATCCCACTGATTATGCGCTTTTTACCTGAGTCAAATGATTACCTGCAACGTAAAGTTCAGGCGCAAAAAACCACACCATTCTTTGAGGTTTTATTTGCCAAAGAGCGTCGTATGTCAACCATTCAGCTTTGGATAAGCTTTTTCTGCACGCTAGTGGTACTGTATTTCTTGTTGAACTGGTTGCCATTGCTGATGGGTGCGCAAGGCCTATCAAAACTACAGGCGAACTATGTACAGATGGGCTATAACGTTGGCGGAATTTTAGGTTCGATTCTCATGGGCGTATTGCTTGATAAATTACGCATGAGCTTTGTGATTAAGCTAATTTATCTCGGCATTTTATTTTCGCTGTGCTGTTTAGCAATTTCTCCAACCGTTGCTTTACTTGCACTTTCGGCAGTGGGTTGTGGCTTATTCATTGTGGGTGGACAATCGGCGTTGTATGGTTTGGCGGCAATGTATTATCCAACCGAAATGCGTGGAACCGGAGTAGGTGCCGCGGTTGCAATCGGGCGTATTGGTTCTTTTGCAGGACCTTTAATGGCTGGTTTTTTACTCTCGCTTGGACAAAGCTCGACCATCGTGATTGGTTCAAGTATTCCAGTGATCTTAATTGCAGCGATCTCTGCATTACTTCTTGTCAAAAAACCTAAACAGCCTGTACATTTAGTACAAAGCTCAGGTGCTCGCTAA